CGCCGGGGATGCCCTCGTACGGGCCGCGGTCGACCCAGCGCCGCACCTCGGCCAGGTAGGCCACGTCGCCGACCATCCGGGCCTCGACCTCGGCGGTCAGCTTGAGGAACACCCGGGTGAAGTCCTCGGAGACCGCCTCGGTGGACACGGCGCCGCAGGCGCCGGCCGCCGCGATCTCCTGCCACTGCGGGCCGGTCACCGCGGTCGCCGCGAACGGTGCCCGGCTGGTGAACCGGTCGTGGATGGCCCCGTACAGCTGCGCGTCCGCGGCGGACGGCGCGAGCCGGTCGCCCGACCAGGAGACGCTGGCCACCGGCGCTGTGGTCAGGTCGCGCAGGATCGGCGGGAGCTGGTCGCGGGCGATCGGGGCCAGGCCGGCCGGCGGCTGCGGTCCCGGCCCGGGGAAGTCGATGACGCGGACCCGGGCCTCGAGTCGGTGGGCCAGGGCGAGCTCCAGGTTGGCCAGCGCGGCCCCGGCCGACTGCACCGCCCAACGTCCGGACGGATCGACGACGTGCGGCGCGCGGCCGACGTCGAGCCACAGGTCGATGCTTTCGCCCCGGTAGACGAAGATCCAGGGCTGGCTGTTGTGGATCGATGCCGCGCGAGTGGCGTCCTCGACGGCGGCGCGGACGTCACGGGGGATGCGACCGAACATGACGGTTCCTTCCTGTGGTGGGACGGCAGGGCCGAATCGTCAGGGGCACGATCGCGGAACGCCTGCGTCCCGACGCTAGGCGTCGGCGGAACCGCAGGGGCCTGCCATTGGACCAACCCGGACCGGGCACCAAGTCCCGTTGTCCCCGACATCCGGGCGGGGGGACTTGCGTGATCGACGCGGCTGCGGGATACCGGAAGGAGACACGCATCGAGCGCAGTGAAGGGACCACCGCCATGACGACAGCGGACTGGACAGCGGATGCGGATCCGGCCGATCTGGCCGAGCAACAGGTGCCGGTGCTCGACGACGAGGGGACCGAGCCCGCGGTCACCGGGATCGGGGAGTTCGGCGAGGCCGACTCGGCCGACGTGATCGAGCAGGCGGTGGTGGTCGGCGGCGACGACGACGGGTACGACCGGGCCTGATCGGGCGGGGCGCGGCCGGGCGGGATCAGTCCGAGCCGGCCCGTGACTGCAGCAGGCGGCGGAACGAGGCCAGCCGGCCGGCGCTGGAATGGCCGGCCGCCACCCAGCCGTCCAGGGCGCACTCGGCGCCCAAGTGGTCGCAGTTGGGCGGGCAGTCGACGGTGCCTTCGAGAAGGTCGTCGAATGCGGCCAGCAGGTCGTCCGGGGTGACGTGGGCCAGGCCGAACGAGCGCACGCCGGGGGTGTCGATCACCCAGCCGCCGCCGGCCAGCGGCAGCGCGATCGCCGAGGTGGAGGTGTGCCGCCCCTTGCCCACTCCGGTAACCGAACCGGTGGCCCGTAGGGCCTGCGGCACCAGCGCATTGACCACGGTGGACTTGCCGACGCCGGAGTGGCCGATCATCACCGACACCCGCCCGGACAGTTGCTCGCGAACCGCGTCGATGCCGTCGACCACCCGGACACCGGTGTCGTCGAGACCGCGATCGATCCCGCGGCGGGTGACCAGGATGGGCACGGTCAGCTCGTCGTAGGTGCTGCGGAGCGGTCCGGCATCGGCCAGATCCGACTTGGTCAGCAGCAACACCGGCGTCAGGTTGCCGGTGAACGCGGCGACCAGGCACCGGTCGATGAACCCGGTCCGGGGTTCCGGGTCGGCTAGGGCGCTGACGATCACCAGCTGGTCGGCGTTGGCCACCAGCACGCGTTCGGTGGTGTCCACGTCGTCGGCCGAGCGGCGCAGGATGCTGCGCCGCGGCGCGATCCGCACGATCCGGGCCAGGGTGTCCGGGGCGCCTCCGGTGTCGCCGACGAGGTCGACCAGGTCGCCGACGGCGACGGCCCGGCGGCCCAGCTCGCGGGCCCGCATCGCGGTGACCGGCCGCGCGTGCCGGGTGCCATCGCCCACCAGGCAGGTGTAGCGGCCGCGGTCCACCGTGGTGACGAACCCCTCGACCGATTCGGTGTGGGCCGGCCGGGTCTTGGTGCGGGGACGGGACGAGCGGCCCGGCCGGACCCGGACGTCGTCGTTGTCCCAGTCTTCGCCGAGCCGGCTCATGCCACCGCCGGGCCGAGCATCCGCGTCCACATGTCCGCGAACCCGGGCAGGGTCTTGGCCGTGGTCGCCACGTCGTCGACGAGCACCCCGGGCACCCGCAGCCCGACGATGGCTCCGGCCGTGGCCATCCGGTGGTCGGCGAAGGCGGCCCAGGGGCCCCCGTGCAGCGGTTGGGGGTGAATGGTGAACCCGTCCGGCGCCTCGTCGACCCGGCCGCCGACCGCCTGGATGTCCTGGGCCAGCGCGGCCAGCCGGTCGGTCTCGTGCCCGCGCAGGTGACCGATCCCGGTCAGCCGGGACGGTCCGTCGGCGAACAGGGCGATGGCCGCCACGGTCGGGGTCAGCTCGCCGACGTCGTGCAGGTCGGCGGTCAGCCCGCGCAGCCGGTCCGGCCCGGAGACGGTCAGCCCGTCCGGTCCGATCGACACCCGCGCGCCCATGGCGGTGAGCAGGCCGCGGATGGCGTCCCCGGCCTGGGTGGTGGCCGCGGGCCAGTGCGGGACGGTGACGGTGCCGCCGGTGACTGCGGCGGCCGCCAGGAACGGGGTCGCGTTGGACAGGTCCGGCTCGATGGTGCTGGTCCACGGCTGGACCGGCCCGGGCTCGACCCGCCACCGGTCCGGGGTCGCGTCGTCGACCCGCACCCCGACGCCGCGCAGCGCCTGCACGGTCATCTCGATGTGCGGCAACGAGGGCACGGCCGCGCCCTCGTGCCGCACCTCGATGCCGCCGGCGAAGGAGGGGGCGGACAGCAAGAGCCCGGAGACGAACTGCGACGAGGCGCTGGCATCGATCCGCACCGTGCCGCCGGGGACCCGGCCGTCGGCGTGCACGGTGAACGGCAGCCGGTCGCCGTCCACGCGCACCCCGAGCGCCCGCAGTGCGTCGAGCACCGTGGCCATCGGCCGCCGGCGGGCGGCCTCGTCGCCGTCGAAGATGATCGGTCCGGTGGCCGTCGCGGCCAGCGGCGGCAGGAACCGCATCACGGTTCCGGCCAGCCCGCAGTCCACGTGGGCCGGACCGGCCAGTGGCGCCGGCGTCACCAGCCAGTCCCGTCCCCCCGGGCCGGCGGACTCGATGCCGGTGCCCAGGGCCCGCAGCGCCGCGGCCATCAGGTCGGTGTCCCGGCTGCGCAGCGGAGCCGGGATCAACGACGGCGCCACGGCCTGCGCCGCGAGCACCAGGGCCCGGTTGGTCAGCGACTTGGAGCCGGGCACGGGGACCGTGGCGGTCACCGGTGCATCGGCGGTCGGGGCGGGCCAGGGAGCCAGTGCGGTGGTCACCGGTCCATGATCTCGCACCGCCCCCGGATCATGGGTAGCTGACCACGGTGACCGGGACGTCGGGGTTGGCGATGGTGGACGACCCGCCGACGCCGTTGATGACGTTCTGGATGCCGCCCTTGCCGTTGGCCGGGTCCAGGAAGATGGTCAGCAGGTTGGTCAGGCTGCCGGCCTTGAGCCCGGTGGGCACCTCGAAGGCGTTGGCGGCGTAGACGTCCACACCCTGGTTGAAGAAGCTGTAGCTGCCCATCCCGGTCCCGCTGAACGAGCGCACGCCGTCGGCCACCTTCCGCGCCGGGTAGCCGAGCTCACCCGAGGGCTGGGTCCAGGCCGCCTGGTTCGGCGGGTCGTACGGCAGCTCGTTCTGGTAGAACACCACCCGCCCGTTGTCGCCGTTCCAGATGGTCTCGGTCTTCTGGTAGTGCTCGACGAACAGGCCGTAGGCGGTGACGTTGTCCCCGTTGACGATCAGCCCGGTGTCGGCCGTGTTCACGGTCCAGCCGACCCCGTTGCCATGGTCGGCCCGCCAGGCCCAGATGTTGTCCAGGATGGTGTTGTCGCTGTTCACCACGATGCTGGTGGTCGCCCGGCCGGCGGCGGCACCGCCGATGCGGACGAACACGTCGTGCAGCACGGTGGGGTTGCCCCGGCTGCTGCTGCACTGCCCGCCGGGCGTGCCGACCTGCACGAGCACGGGGGAGTTGACCGGGCCGGCGTCGATGGTCACCCCGGCGACGTCCACCCCGGGCACGTCGCCGATGGTGATCGCCGCGTTGCCGTTCTGGGGGATCAGGGTCGCGTAGCCCAGGCCGAGGATCAGCGTGTTCGGCCGGGTGACGGTGATCGGCCGGTCGAGCTGGTAGACCCCGGGAGTGAGCAGCAGCTGCTTGCCGCGGGCCAGCGCGGCGTTGATCGTGCGGGCGTCGTCGCCCGGCCGGGCCACGTAGAAGTTCTCGATCGACTGGGACGAGCCCTTGGGGTTGCCGGAGGCCCATGTGGTGCCGCTGCTGTTGCGCTGGACGGCGGGCACGAACACGCGGTACCGGCCGCGGTCGTCCTGGTACAGGAACGGGGATTCCTTGGTCACCGGACTCTTGGCCACCGTGGTGTACGGGCCGCCGCAGGCGGTGGCCGCCGGGAAGCAGGTGGCCGGGGCGCCCTCGACGCCGGAGAACACCTGGTTCCAGACGCCGTTGGTCCAGGTGCTGACCGTGCTGTTGCGGGTCATCCACTGCTGCTGGGAGCCGTTGATCACGGTCCCGTCGAACTTCGAGTCGGCGATGAACCCGCCGCTGGCGAAGGACGGATTGGTGCAGTAGTCCATCAGCGTGGTCTGGCCGCCGGTGACGTGCACCCGACGCATCGGCGCCGCCTGCGACACCGCCCAGAATTCGCCGGCGTAGCACCCGGCGGTCGGCTTGTCGGTGACCGCGATGGTCAGGTTGGACAGCGAGCGCCAGAAGTTGTTCAGCGCGATGCAATGGTCGCCGTAGCACTGGTTGTGGACGTTGATCGTTCCGTTGATGATCACGTCCCCGGGCAGCCGGCCCAGGCCGGCCACGCTGGTGTAGTAGCCGACCTCGAAATTCAGCGGCTCCGTGGCACTGCCGTAGGTGCCCGGTTCGAACAGCAACGCGAACCGGTCGGCCGCGAACTCGTTGCTCTTCTGCTTGTTGAAGACCGCTGTCGCTGCGGCCTCGATCTCGGCCGCCGACATGCTCGGGTCGAAGATCGTCACGTTCGGGCCCAGGTCGGGTTGCCAGGGTCCACTGCCCCCGCCACTGCTCCCACCATGGCCGCCACCGCCCCAGCCACGGTCGCCGGTGGCGGCGTTCGCGACGGGCGCCACCAGGGTGGCGGCCAGCACGGCCACCACGAGCACGGACAGTCGGAGCATGCGGGTCAGCGCCATCGATGCACCACCGGGGAGAGAGGTCGTCCGGGACTCGCCTGTGTACGGACTGTGCCGGTCCGCTCACGTGCGGCCATGAGTATGCATCCGCTCGGTTGAGCCCGCCCGGTGAACCGGGAGCGCTCCCACCTTTGGTCGTCGGCCGGCCTTCCGGACCCGCATCGGCCCGGCGATGACCGTCGGATGACGCCGGGATGACCACCGGTCGCGTCTTGTTCGATCGCACAGCAGGGGGCGGCCCGGACCGGAGAAGTTTGGCAATCCGGTGACTGTCGGGCCCGCCGGAGCGTCGGCGATTCTCAACTCGCCACGCCGTCCCAGCCCCTAGGACGCTCCTGAATTATCCGTATGTCGGCCCCTGTTGATCTTGTGGGTTCGGGATGATCTTGGTGTGCAGGGTCGGTCGCGGGATCAGCGTGAGTTGTTGGATGCCGAGTCGGTAGTCGGTGGGCTGCTCAAGCCGGGCAGCGTGTTCGCGTTTCTGGCCGCGCACCGTCGGGAGGTGTTCCCGGACGGCATGTTCGCGGATCTGTTTCCGTCGGGTCGGGGCCGCCCGTCAGTGCCGGCCGACGTGATGGCGTCGGTGATTGTGCTGCAGGCTCTGCACGGCCTGTCCGACGCGGACACGGTGGACTCGGTGACGTTCGATCTGCGGTGGAAGGCAGCGTGCGGGTTACCGGTGACCGCTGCGGCGTTCCATGCCACGACATTGACGTACTGGCGGCGTCGGCTGGCCGCTTCGCAGTCGCCGAACCGGATCTTCGACGCGGTCCGCCAGGTCGTGGACCAGACCGGGGTGCTGGCTGGAAAGAGCAGGCGAGCGTTGGATTCCACGATCCTGGACGACGCGGTCGCCACCCAGGACACGGTCACCCAGTTGATCGCGGCGATCCGCCGGGTCCGCCGCGAGGTACCCGGCGCCGCCGAGGTCGTCGGCGAGCACTGCTCGGCTCACGACTATGACGACCCGGGCAAACCGGCGATCGCCTGGAACGATCAGCAGGCCCGCGAGGCCCTTGTCGATGCGCTGGTCACCGACGCGCATCGGGTGCTGGGACACCTGCCCGACCAGGAGCTCGGACCGAAGGCGGCGGACGCGGTCGCCCTCTTGGCGTTGGTCGCCGGGCAGGACGTGGAACCGGTCGAGGGCTCGGACGGCACCGACGGACGGTGGCGGATCGCGCAGCGGGTCGCCCCGGACCGGGTGATCTCCACCGTGGACCCGGAGGCGCGGCACGCCCACAAGACCGTCCACCGGCGGCAGGACGGGTTCAAGGCACACATCGCGGTCGAACCCGACACCGGTCTGGTCACCGCCTGCGCGGTGACCATGGCCAGCGGACGCGGCAACAGCGACGCCGAGGTTGGACCCACCTTGCTGGCACAGGAGACCGAAAAGCTGCACGTGCTGGCCGATTCGGCGTACGGATCGGGATCCGCGCGGGCCGAACTGGACCATGCCGGGCACATCGCGTTGATCAAGCCGTTCCCGCTGCGGTCGGCCGTGCCGGACGGGTTCACCCTGGACGACTTCACCGTCGACCCCGAGGCCAGGACGGCCACCTGCCCGAACGGGGTGACCCGGTCGATCACCGCGCAATGGTCCGTCACCTTCGGAGCGGCTTGCCGCGGCTGCCCGCTCCGGGCCCAATGCACGACCAGCGACGCCGGTCGATCGCTGAAGCTGACCGAGTACGAAAGCCTGCTCAGGGCGGCCCGTCGACAAGCGGAAACCGAGGACTTCCAACAGGTCTACCGACGGCACCGGCCGATGGTCGAACGATCGATCTCCTGGCTGGTCCGCGGCAACCGCAAAGTCCGCTACCGCGGCGTCGCCAAGAACGACCACTGGTGGCACCACCGCGCCGCTGCGATCAACCTCAGGCGAATGCTCACCCTCGGGCTGACGCGGGTGAGCGGGACGTGGACCATTGCACCGGCCTGACCGGCCGGCACGAGACCTCACCGGGCCGTGAGCAACGGCCCGTCCCTCCGATCAGTCAGGAGAATCATCCAGGGCCGGGCGACGACTCAGGACCACGCCTGACAGCCCGATCACGCGCGAACGCTCCCACTGTCCCAAAGCGAACTCCCGAACCCACAAGTGACCGTTATTCAGGAGCGTCCTAGAGGACATCCATGACGACAACCGCTCCCACCCCGACGCCGGCCAAGCGCGTCCACCCGGTCGACGAGGTCCTGCCCGTCCCGAAGCTGGCCGCCTACGGGTTTCAGCACGTGCTCGCCTTCTACGCCGGCGCCGTGCTGGTGCCCATCCTGGTGGCCAACGCGCTCGGCCTGTCCAGCGAGCAGCTCATCCACCTGATCAACGCCGACCTGTTCACCTGCGGCATCGCCTCGATCATCCAGTCCGTCGGATTCTGGAAGATCGGGGTGAAACTGCCGCTGCTGCAGGGCGTCACGTTCACCGCGGTGAGCCCGATGATCGCCATCGGGCTGGCCGTCGGCGGCGGTACGCAGGGCCTGCTGGCCATCTACGGCGCGGTCATCGTGGCCGGTCTGCTGACCTTCTTCGCGGCCCCGTACTTCGCCAAGCTGCTGCGGTACTTCCCGCCGGTGGTGACCGGTTCGGTCATCCTGATCATCGGCATCGCGTTGCTGCCGGTCGCCGCCAACGACATCGTGAACGGTCAGACCACGATGGCCATGCAGGATCCGGTGCTGCTCAAGAACATCGCCTACGCCATGGGCACCCTGTTCCTGATCGTGGCCATCCAGCGCATCTTCCGCGGGTTCCTGGGCACCATCGCGGTGCTGCTCGGCCTGGTCATCGGCACGCTGGTGGCCTGGGGCCTGGGTGACGCCCACTTCGATGCGGTGACCGATTCCTCCTGGTTCGGCTACACCTCGCCGTTCTACTTCGGCTGGCCCACCTTCAGCATCACCGCGATCCTGTCCATGGTCGTGGTCATGCTGATCACCGCGGTGGAGACCACCGGCGACGTCTACGCGACCGGCGAGATCGTCGGCAAGCGGATCGTCAAGGAGGACATCGCCCGGGCGCTGCGGGCCGACGGCGTGTCCACCACCCTGGGCGGCGTCCTGAACTCGTTCCCGTACACCTGCTTCGCCGAGAACGTCGGCCTGGTCCGGCTGACCCAGGTCAAGAGCCGCTGGGTGGTCTGCTCGGCCGGCGTCATCATGATCGTCCTGGGCTCGCTGCCCAAGGCGGCGGCGATCGTCGCCGGCATCCCGCACCCGGTGCTGGGCGGGGCCGCGCTGGCCATGTTCGCGGCCGTCGCCGTGGTCGGCATCCAGACCCTGCAGAAGGTGGACTTCAACGACCACCGCAACATCGTCATCGTCGGCACCAGCGTGGGGCTGGGCATGATGGTGACCGCGCAGCCGTACATCGCGTTCGCCTTCCCCGAATGGGCGCAGATCATCTTCGGGTCCGGCATCACCCTGGGCGCCCTGTGCGCCATCGTGCTCAACATCGTCTTCTTCCACATCCCGGGCGGGCACGGTCCGGGCGTCGCGGGGCGGCCCGGCCACGACCTGGTCACCCTGGACGAGGTCAACGGGATGGACCAGGACAAGTTCGTCGAGACGTTCTCGTTCCTGACCGAGGGCGTGAGCTGGCCGGCCGAGCGGGCGTGGATCGAGCGGCCGTTCGGGCGACACGCTGGAGTTGCGGGCGGCCTTCCACGACGCCCTGCTCACCGGCAGCCCGGCGGAGCAACTGGCCTTGATGAACTCGTTCCACGACCTGGGCAGCGAGGAGGCCGGGACCGCCTACCTGGCCGATCACGCCGCCGGTGTCATCGGCATGGACGAGCAGGAGCATGCGGACATCCTGAAGATGGCGCGCGCCTATCGGGCCAAGTTCGGCTTCCCGCTGGTGATCTGCGCCAAGGAGGTCGACCGGTACGAGCGGGTGCTCAACGCCGGCTGGGACCGGATGGCCAACTCGGCCGGAGTCGAGCGGGCGGCGAACCTGGTGGAGATCGCCAAGATCGCCAACAGCCGGTTCGACGAGCTGGTGGCCGACGCCAACCCGATCGCCGCGGCCCGGGCCGGGGTGACCCGCTCAGAGCAGGTGTAACGCCAGGTAGACATCGGCCCGGTCGTCCATGCGGCTCAGGTCCCGTCCGGTCAGCTCCTCGACCCGGGCGATCCGGTACCGCACGGTGTTCAGGTGCAGATGCAGGCGCTGCGCGGTCCGGCTCCACGAGCCGTTGGCGTCCAGGAACGCGCGCAGCGTGACCACCAGGTCCGCGCCGGTGCGCCGGTCGTACTCGACGACGTCCTGCAGGACGGCGGTCGCGAACGACCGGCGCAGCCGGTCCGGCACCGCGGACAGCAACATGATCGCCGAGGTGGCCCGGTCGCCCGAGGCCACCCGGACGCCTCGGTCGGCCGGATCACCGGGCCGGCCGGAGGCCAGCAACCGGGCGTAGCGGGCGGCTCGTAGGGCCCCGGCCAGCCCGGCCGGTTCGGTGGGCCGGCTGACGCCGACGTCCAGCCGGATCCCGGGCAGCGCCGGTCCGAGCCGGAGCAGGGCCCGGCGGACGGTGTCGGCGGCGATCGATCCGGCGGTCCCGGCCGGGTTCTCCTGGTCGCTGTCCGGCCCGGCCCCCGGCATGGACACCAGCGCGACCGCCAGGCCCTGCGCATCGGACCCGACCACCGGAGTGGACAGATGACTGACCGCCTCCCCGAGCAGGCTGCCGACCAGGCCCAGCGGCGTGGTCGAGCCGATCGCCTGGGCCACCACGGCCACGGTCGGCCGGGTCAGGTCCAGGCCCAGTTGGCGCAGCAGGATCGGGATCTCCGGGCGCTCGGCGTCCTCGTCCAGCAGGGTGATGACCTGATCGGTGAGTTCCCGGCGCGCCCGGATGGGCTCTTCGGTCCGCCGTCGTTCCAGGGCCGCGATCGCGGCCAGCTCGTTGAACGGATCGACGGTGTCCGGGTCCTCCCCGGGCTCGGGCCGGTCGGCCGGCCGGTTGCCGGGCAGGTCGGCGATCACGAACCAGGCCAGCGCCCGGTGCTGGGACGCCGGGCCGACCAGGAAGGCGGTGCCCGAACCGGTTGCGGTGCTGACCCGGGTCGGGAACCGTTGCGCGGCCAGCGCCTGCCCGACCAGCAGATCCACGTCCGGCTCGGCCAACGGCGCGGTGGACGAGGCGATCTGCCGGCCGGTCGAGGTCAGCACCCGGCAGCTCAGGCCGGTCTCCCGGGCGATCCGCCGGACCAGCTCGTCCAGGGTCTGCCCGGCGGCCATCTCGGCCAGCAGTTGCCGTTGCCGGATCAACCCGTCGGTCAGCCGGCCCAGCCGCCGCTGCGCCTGCTGCCCGGCCACGAACTCGGTGACCTGGGCGAAGGAGACGGAGGCCGGCACCGCCAGCAGTGGCAGGCTCCACCGGCGGCAGGCGGCGACCACGTCCTCGGGGACGAAATCGAACAGTGCCTCACCGACGATGAGCGCGGCTGCCCCGGATTCCACCAGCCGCCGGACGAACGGATCGCTGTCCCCCGGACCGGTGCGCCACATCATTCCGGTCATCAGGGTCTGGCCGGGGGTGAGGTAGCGGCTGGGGTCGGGCAGGTCGGTGGTGTAGATCCAGCCCAGCGGGCGGGCCAGATCCTGCGCGTCGCCGTGCAGCGCGCGAATGCCCAGCTCCGGCGCGGCGAGCAGGTCGGTCAGCCTCATCGTGATCATTCTGCGCCCGTCGCACGGGTGTTACCGGCCGGTCATGCCGGTGGGATGGGCTCGCCGTCGTGGACCTGACCTCCGTCGCCGGCTATCGCGCCGCCACCTGCCGCGCCGACCTGGCCCTCGCGCCCGGCGAGGTCTTCCTGGGCGGCGGGACCTGGCTCTATTCCGAACCGCAGCCGGAGGTCACCGGGCTGGTCGATCTGACCGCAATGGGGTGGGCCCCGTTGGAACCGTTGCCCGGCGGCGGGCTGCGGGTCGGCGCCACCTGCACGATCGCCGAGCTCGCCGCGGCCCGGCCGTTCTTCCTCCAGTGCGCGACGGCGTTGCTCGCCTCGGTCAAGGTCTGGCGGATGGCCACCGTCGGCGGCAACATCTGCCGCTCGTTCGCCGCGGCGGCCATGGTCTCGCTCGCGGTCACGCTGGACGGGGTCGCCGAGATCTGGACGCCGGACGGCGGGTCCTACCGGATCCGGGTCGCGGAGATGATCACCGGCAACGGCACGAACACGCTGCGGCCGGGGGAGGTGCTGCGGGCGGTCGACCTGCCCGGGGCGGCGCTGGCCGGGCGGACCGCGTTCCGGCAGATCGCCCTGGCCACCCTCGGCCGGTCCGGGGCGGTGGTGACCGGACGGGCGGACCCGGACGGGGCGCTGACCCTGGTGATCACCGCGGCGACCCTGCGCCCGGTGGTGCTGCGGTACCCGGGCCACCCGTCGGCGGATCAGCTGGCCGCCGACGTCGCCGCCGTGGATGCGTACTACACCGATCCGCTCGGCCCGGCCGACTGGCGCCGGCAGGTCAGCGGAGTGCTGCTCGACGAGATCCGACAGGAGTTGCGCAGATGAGGTTCTCGGTCAACGGGCGGGACGTGGACGGCGAACCGGGACCCGGTCAGTGCCTGCGCACCCTGTTGCGCGAGCTGGGCGAGTTCGGGGTGAAGAAGGGCTGCGACTCCGGCGACTGCGGCGCCTGTTCGGTGCTGGTCGACGGGCAGCCGGTGCACTCCTGTATCTCTCCCGCCCGCCGGATCGAGGGTCGCGCGGTCACCACCGTCACCGGCCTGGGCACCCCGTCCGACCTGCACCCGCTGCAGCGGTCCTTCGTGGACCACTTCGGCTTCCAGTGCGGTTTCTGCACCGCCGGGATGATCGTCACCGCCTCCGCCCTGGAACCGGAGGAGCTGGCGGATCTCCCGCGGGCGATGAAGGGGAACCTGTGCCGCTGCACCGGCTACCGGGCCATTCGGGACGCGATCCGGTCGGGGCCGGGCGCGGCGCGGGCCGACACCGGGAGCGTGGTGGGCACATCCGCGCACCCGCCCGCGGCCCACCGGGTGGTGACCGGAACCGAGCCCTATACCTTCGATCTGGACCAGTCCTCGACCCTGGTGCTGCGGGTGCTCGGCTCGCCGCACGCGCACGCCCGGATCGTCTCGATCGAGGTGGCCGAGGCGCTGGCCGTGCCCGGGGTCGAGCTGGTGCTCACCCATCACGACGTGCCGCGCACCCGGTTCTCCACCGCCCGCCACGAGAACCGGCTCGAGGACCCCGACGACACCCGGATCCTGGACGACGTGGTGCGGTTCGTCGGGCAGCGGGTCGCCGCCGTGGTGGCCACCGACGCGGTCGCCGCGGATCGGGCCAGCCGGCTCATCCAGGTCGAATACGACGTGCTGCCGGCCGTGATCGACCCGGTCGCGGCCACCGCCCCCGGGGCCCCCGTGCTGCACCCGGAACTCGGCGCGGCCGACCGGGTCGCCGACGCCGGCCGCAACGTGGTGGCCCGGATCCACGACGGCATCGGCGATTCGGTCGACGACGCGTTGGCCGCCGC
This genomic window from Nakamurella multipartita DSM 44233 contains:
- a CDS encoding FAD binding domain-containing protein, which translates into the protein MDLTSVAGYRAATCRADLALAPGEVFLGGGTWLYSEPQPEVTGLVDLTAMGWAPLEPLPGGGLRVGATCTIAELAAARPFFLQCATALLASVKVWRMATVGGNICRSFAAAAMVSLAVTLDGVAEIWTPDGGSYRIRVAEMITGNGTNTLRPGEVLRAVDLPGAALAGRTAFRQIALATLGRSGAVVTGRADPDGALTLVITAATLRPVVLRYPGHPSADQLAADVAAVDAYYTDPLGPADWRRQVSGVLLDEIRQELRR